The window TGTACACCTCCACTACTAGTGCCACTACACCAGAACAAGCTCTCGCTTTAACTGAGAAATCAGGATCTCATTTCTCTTACTCTCACAATGACACGTATTCTCCCTCGCCCTCGCCTCCTCCTCCTAGTTCCCGTCCGTTCTTCCAGATCAATCATATGAAATTCAGAGGGTTTTCTTCCGAGAAAGTGGAAGAGAAACCGCCTGTTTCTATTGTCGCTACTGTCACCTCGTCTAGTATCATCCCACAGAGCAGAAGGTCTATGGAAAAGATGGAATCAGAATCTTCTTGTTCCATGCCACCTGAGACGCCTCCTTGGGATTATTTTGGTCTTTCTCATCCGATTGACAACCGGTTTTCGTCTCCTCGTGGCAAGGGaaaggatgatgatgaagaagaagatggtgacaACTTTTCTTTTCAAGAAAGGGAAGAGTCCAGAGACTCTGATGATGAGTTTGATGAGGAGCTGACAAGTGATACACTTGTGAGAAGCTTTGAAAACTTCAACAGAGTGCGTCGTGATGCTTCTCCTCAAAGAGATGGAGTGGAAAGCGACTCCGAGAAAAGCAAAACTCCCGAGCTATCACCTCCAGTGACGCCATTGGCAGATTCTACTCCAGTGAACAAAACACCAAACGAGGGAGATCGCACCGACAACAAGCTTCCTCCAAGGGACTTCTTGTCAAGCATGAAAGAGATAGAGTTGCTCTTTGTCAAAGCTTCAGAGACTGGAAAAGAAGTCCCTAGGATGCTTGAAGCCAACAAATTGCATTTCCGTCCCATTGTTCCATCAAAAGAAAGTAATAATTCTCTGCTTGTAACTTGCTTACTGTTTGGGATTCATAATAGTTCAACCACATGCCTTTGCTTTTTGCAGGTGGCTCTGGTGCATCATCACTGTTCAAAACCTGTCTGACTTGTGGGGAAGACCCCAAAGATGTACCAGAAGGTAAAAGTGGTGCTTATTTACATTTTGGGTTTTTAactgtttttgattttgatgGAGTGGGTTACAATCTGAGCTTGTCTGTGCAGAGCCTGCTCAGGACTCAGTGAAATACTTGACCTGGCATAGGACTGAATCATCTCGATCCTCATCTTCTATGAATCCTCTGGGAGGAATGAATAGTGATGATGTGGAAGAGCTGAATAGCAATCTCTTTGAAAACATTTGCATGATTGCTGGAAGCCATGCGTCGACCCTAGACAGACTGTATGCATGGGAGCGGAAGCTCTATGATGAAGTTAAGGTACTTAAGAGTTCCTTAAATACATTATTCAAGAAAATATAATCAAAGTATGTAATATAATGTGTTTTTGATTCAGGGGAGTCAAACTGTGCGGAGTGAGTATGACGAAAAATGCAGAGTTTTAAGAGAACTTGAATCAGAAGGCAAAGGTTCAAAAACAATAGACAAGACACGTGCAGTTGTCAAGGACCTTCACTCCAGAATCAGAGTGGCTATTCACAGGATCGACTCAATATCCAGACGGATTGAAGAGCTCCGTGACAAAGAGCTCCAACCTCAACTCGAAGAACTCATTGAAGGGTATGTTGTATAAGAACCTGAGAGccttgttatatatatttgatcattATGTTTGGATGTAAATAGGTTGAGTCGAATGTGGGAAGTGATGTTGGAATGCCACAAGGTTCAGTTTAGGTTAATCTCAGCGTGTCACAGAAGCGGTAACATTAAACTCAACATGCAGTCAGAGCTGCACAGACAAGTAACATGTCACCTAGAAGATGAACTCAGGGGGTTGGCTTCAAGCTTCACAAAGTGGATCACAGGTCAAAGATCATATATTAAAGCTATAAACGAATGGCTGGAGAAATGTGTCACCTTACCACAAAGATCCTCCAAGCGGAAAAGGCGCGTGCCAGAAATCTCTCCGAGGAACCATGGTCCTCCCATTTACGCAACATGTGGAATCTGGCTAGAGAAGCTCGAAGCTTTGCCTACCAAAGAGGTTTCGAGCTCCATCAAAGCGCTTGCTTCTGATGTTGCCAGGTTCTTGCCACGGCAGGAGAAGAATCGCAACAAGAAACATCGGTCTGGCGAGAACCAGAACGATCACCTGTTGCAAGATGAGACGTTGGAAGATTGTGGTCCGGGATTTGATCGGTTTAGGACAAGCTTGGAAGGATTTGCTGGCCAGCTCAACCAGTTTGCAGAACTGTCAGTGAAATTGTATGAGGAACTTAAGAAGGGTATCCAAGAAGCCAAGAACAAGTACGAGCATATGAAGGCTTATTCCCAGGGTAActaagatttattttatttttttcattttctggtAAGAATGGAGTTTGTGACAGGTCAAGGTTTTAAAGAGACAAATTGGATTAAACATTTGTAAATGCTAGAGAGGTATCTATTATAAGAAAATTGCTTCAAGCATGATGTGGAAGGTAGTTGGTTATAATAGTTGATGTAGCTCAAATCAAATTATATCCTAGAGCGAAAGAGATTGGataaacttaaaaatagaatttatcagttataagagaaaaaaagaaatatcaaacaCTAAAAAGGAAAACCTTTTTTGGGCAAAGGTATAAATACTGggtgaaccttttttttttcaaaaaaatactgggtaaacctttaaattcacttattttcttatttcaatcaaattgtCATATAGATTATTACCacatagataaataaaatataaattataaattataaaaaatagaacagctaaacaaaataataacaaaaattttaaatttaaatcataaactctaaactcgaaatctaaactcaaaacataaacccaaatcttaaatcctaaattttaaacccaaatcttaaactctaacctataccctaaatccaaactatataccataaatcttaaatctaaactcaaatcctagacctaaactcaaactctaaacactaaacccaaactctagatcctaaacctaaatcttaaatcttaaattcaaaCTGTAAACAATAAACTCAAACTATACAGTATATCCTAAAAGTTTGAGTTTAGAGTCTAGATTTAGGATTAGACTATATGATTTGGATTTTTGGGCTCAGATTTAGGGTTTTGGGCTCAGATTTAGGATTAAtctctaggatttgggttttggGTATAGATTTAAGGTTCAGGGTATAGAGTTTTagtctatattttatatttgtgtctaggatctagggtttgggttaaagatttagtgtttatgatttggatttagagtttgagtttagatttagggtttagagtttataattttGAGTTTAGGTTTTAGCATGCAatgttaaaattttctttactatttttttttagttgttctgattttttttaaatttattatttgttatttatttgtcTATGTGGCAATAATCTATATGacaatttgattgaaataaagaaagagataaatttaaaattctagGAATTGATATTCTAATCTGTCATCGCGGTTTggctttaatttaattaaaactcTAAATGGTAAAATCAGTTCAAATGGTGCAAATCAAACAGAACATGCAGGTTAAGCGGATCATGCAGGAAAGATGCAGATCAAGCGAAACATGCATGCAGATCAAGTAGAACaaacaattattataatttttaatgataaaaacaattcaaataaaataaattatatattttaataataaaaattataataaaatatatcaaacacacatatatagaaaatataaacaacAATAAATATTGCACTAAAAACATGTTGCTGtaattttgaaatcaaaatatgaaaacgctaaaatttaatgaaataaatatagtttttccACTAGTATACACATTTAAATTATATCACCATATTTTTCAGAATTCATACTATAATTAAACAcacattatatacatataatattttaaattaaatgtaaaattgtatgaagaaattagaaaatatatatagtcaatgatagtttttatattcttataattgtaaataaaatagaatgaaaatattatatttataaaaacagataaacaaattttaaattaaatatttgcaGATCTCCCGCAAACAACACCAAATGTAGAGCGGTGAGATTTGAATACAGATCTTCTGCTTTTTtcagaaaagacaaaaaaatctGAAGTGCATGTAGATCTCTCACTATCTACAATGTAAAATCAAAAACAGTTGAATGGTAAATACAGTGCGGGAGAACTCCTTATGTGGAAGAACTGTCTTTGTCCCACCCTTCCATTCGAACACTAAGATTATGGTCACGGCTTCGGAatctttgaaaaaaaagtttttttttttgtggaagcTCATTTGGTAAGTGGTTTTCTTAAAGGTTCTTTAATGAGCTTATACATCAAGATGTCTGGATTTCGAGTCTCAGTAAAGTTAGAACTTTGATCaactctaatattttattttctatctaGCCGCCTTCACCTTTTCATCTTGGTCTCTGCCTCTTCGGTGGTTGGTGTTCTTTGCC is drawn from Raphanus sativus cultivar WK10039 unplaced genomic scaffold, ASM80110v3 Scaffold3153, whole genome shotgun sequence and contains these coding sequences:
- the LOC130506359 gene encoding protein ROLLING AND ERECT LEAF 2-like, whose translation is MGATTSRIDEDKALQLCRERKKFVQQALDGRCLLAAAHVSYVQSLKNTGTALRKFAETEVPVESSLYTSTTSATTPEQALALTEKSGSHFSYSHNDTYSPSPSPPPPSSRPFFQINHMKFRGFSSEKVEEKPPVSIVATVTSSSIIPQSRRSMEKMESESSCSMPPETPPWDYFGLSHPIDNRFSSPRGKGKDDDEEEDGDNFSFQEREESRDSDDEFDEELTSDTLVRSFENFNRVRRDASPQRDGVESDSEKSKTPELSPPVTPLADSTPVNKTPNEGDRTDNKLPPRDFLSSMKEIELLFVKASETGKEVPRMLEANKLHFRPIVPSKESGSGASSLFKTCLTCGEDPKDVPEEPAQDSVKYLTWHRTESSRSSSSMNPLGGMNSDDVEELNSNLFENICMIAGSHASTLDRLYAWERKLYDEVKGSQTVRSEYDEKCRVLRELESEGKGSKTIDKTRAVVKDLHSRIRVAIHRIDSISRRIEELRDKELQPQLEELIEGLSRMWEVMLECHKVQFRLISACHRSGNIKLNMQSELHRQVTCHLEDELRGLASSFTKWITGQRSYIKAINEWLEKCVTLPQRSSKRKRRVPEISPRNHGPPIYATCGIWLEKLEALPTKEVSSSIKALASDVARFLPRQEKNRNKKHRSGENQNDHLLQDETLEDCGPGFDRFRTSLEGFAGQLNQFAELSVKLYEELKKGIQEAKNKYEHMKAYSQGN